In Pseudophryne corroboree isolate aPseCor3 chromosome 7, aPseCor3.hap2, whole genome shotgun sequence, a single window of DNA contains:
- the LOC134943604 gene encoding hemoglobin subunit alpha-5-like — MTFSAAERAAINALWAKVEGHTDDIGAEALERLFLSYPQTKTYFSHFDLSHGSKDLHNHGGKILKAIGNAAHHLDDIDHALSTLSDLHAQKLRVDPGNFRLLSHSIQVTLAVHYPADFTAVAQAAWDKFLAAVSSTLVSKYR, encoded by the exons ATGACTTTCTCTGCAGCTGAAAGGGCCGCTATCAATGCCCTCTGGGCAAAGGTGGAGGGTCATACTGATGACATTGGAGCAGAGGCCCTGGAAAG GCTGTTCCTGAGCTACCCTCAGACCAAAACCTACTTTAGCCATTTTGACCTGAGCCATGGCTCCAAGGATCTCCATAACCACGGAGGAAAGATTCTGAAAGCCATTGGAAATGCTGCCCACCACCTGGATGACATTGACCATGCTCTGTCCACCCTCAGTGACCTTCATGCTCAGAAGCTCAGAGTTGACCCTGGCAACTTCAGA TTGCTGTCTCACTCCATCCAAGTGACCCTGGCTGTCCACTACCCTGCTGACTTCACTGCTGTTGCCCAAGCTGCCTGGGACAAGTTCCTCGCTGCTGTGTCCTCTACCCTGGTTTCCAAATACAGATAA